Proteins found in one Amphiprion ocellaris isolate individual 3 ecotype Okinawa chromosome 22, ASM2253959v1, whole genome shotgun sequence genomic segment:
- the phex gene encoding phosphate-regulating neutral endopeptidase PHEX isoform X1, producing MELEHLGGGGVKPERGSSRLYKIALAMCVCLCAALLLALILVSQKSSQEEFCLTPECIEAAGSILSKMDRDVDPCQDFYTFSCGGWLKENPIPEDSSSYGIYPWLRQHVDIRLKELLEAPSDPDELQAVTKAKILYRSCMNETVLEQLDARPMLKTLKQPEFRWPVVGEGLGGDYQWSQSQWNLLKTLAEMRNQHSKSVLIRLYVSPDDKNSSHYIIKLDQASLSLPSREDYITNTTSAQAYRAALLSLMVDTAVMLGAPEKAALTQMEKALAFETRVAHILIPYENRTSENMYNRYSLSRLQRSIPQFDWLGFVRAVVESKGDPARSISSSEPVIVRAPQYFKDLMKLINATDPRTVANYVQWRTVFSRITTLSRRFLYRYLDYARVTTGTTSLTPRWDKCVNYVENSLVYATGRLFVNTHFQEDKKHMMEELIEGIRWAFIDMLEKENDWMDQTTKKRAVEKAHAVLAKVGYPEFILNDTYLNEDLKQLEFSNKDYYGNVMQTLKFIAQSDISWLRKSVPRTEWFTNPTTVNAFYSSSTNQIRFPAGELQKPFFWGREYPRSLSYGAIGVIVGHELTHGFDNNGRKYDKNGNLDYWWSNSSVTAFSEKTQCMIEQYNNYHWEEAGLNVRGKRTLAENIADNGGIREAFRAYRRWVDESRGGVEEPLLPGLELNNNQLFFMSYAHVRCNTYRPEAAREQIQSGAHSPPKYRVIGAMSNYEEFRKAFGCPDASVMNRGAESCRVW from the exons ATGGAGCTGGAGCATTTAGGCGGCGGTGGGGTTAAACCTGAGAGGGGCAGCAGCCGACTCTACAAGATAGCTCTGGCCATGTGTGTGTGCCTCTGTGCTGCCCTGCTGCTCGCTCTCATACTGG TGTCTCAAAAATCCAGTCAGGAGGAGTTCTGTCTGACCCCAGAATGCATCGAAGCAG CGGGGTCTATTCTAAGCAAGATGGATCGGGATGTAGACCCCTGCCAGGACTTCTATACTTTCTCTTGTGGAGGCTGGTTGAAGGAGAACCCGATTCCTGAAGATTCGTCCTCGTACGGCATCTACCCGTGGCTGCGGCAGCATGTCGACATCCGACTCAAAG aGTTACTAGAAGCTCCTTCAGACCCTGACGAACTCCAAGCAGTGACCAAAGCGAAGATCCTCTATCGCTCCTGTATGAATGAAA CCGTGCTGGAGCAGTTGGACGCCAGACCGATGCTGAAGACGCTCAAACAGCCGGAGTTCCGGTGGCCCGTCGTGGGCGAAGGGCTGGGCGGAGACTACCAGTGGTCCCAGAGTCAGTGGAACCTGCTGAAGACGCTGGCCGAGATGAGGAACCAGCACAGCAAGAGCGTCCTGATCCGCCTGTACGTCTCACCTGACGACAAAAACTCCTCACACTACATCATCAAG CTGGATCAGGCGTCCTTGTCGCTGCCCTCCAGGGAGGACTACATCACCAACACCACCTCTGCTCAGGCG TATCGTGCCGCTCTGCTCAGTCTGATGGTGGACACCGCCGTCATGCTGGGAGCCCCGGAGAAAGCAGCGCTGACCCAGATGGAAAAGGCTCTCGCCTTCGAGACCAGAGTTGCTCAT ATCCTGATTCCTTATGAAAACCGCACCAGTGAGAACATGTACAACAGATACTCGCTGTCTCGCCTGCAGCGCTCCATACCACAG TTTGACTGGCTGGGTTTTGTACGAGCTGTGGTGGAGTCTAAAGGCGACCCGGCTCGGTCCATCTCCTCCTCCGAGCCCGTCATCGTCAGAGCTCCGCAGTACTTTAAGGACCTCATGAAACTCATCAACGCCACCGATCCCAG GACGGTAGCGAACTACGTCCAGTGGAGGACCGTCTTCTCCAGGATCACAACTCTGAGCCGCCGCTTCCTCTACAGATACCTCGACTACGCTCGG GTAACCACGGGAACCACCTCCCTGACCCCGCGCTGGGACAAATGCGTCAACTACGTGGAGAACTCACTTGTTTATGCCACCGGGCGCCTCTTCGTCAACACGCACTTCCAGGAGGATAAGAAACACATG ATGGAGGAGCTGATCGAGGGCATCCGCTGGGCCTTCATCGACATGCTGGAGAAGGAGAATGATTGGATGGATCAGACGACGAAGAAGAGAGCCGTGGAAAAG GCTCATGCAGTCCTGGCTAAGGTCGGCTACCCCGAGTTCATCTTGAATGACACCTACCTCAATGAAGATTTAAAGCAG CTAGAGTTCAGTAACAAGGATTACTACGGCAACGTGATGCAGACGTTGAAGTTCATCGCCCAGTCTGACATCAGCTGGCTCCGAAAGAGCGTCCCGAGAACAGA gtGGTTTACGAACCCGACAACCGTGAATGCCTTCTACAGTTCATCCACAAATCAGATCA GATTCCCTGCTGGAGAGCTTCAAAAACCCTTCTTCTGGGGAAGAGAGTATCCAAG ATCTTTAAGCTACGGCGCCATCGGAGTGATAGTCGGACACGAGTTAACTCACGGCTTCGACAACAACg GTCGGAAGTACGACAAAAACGGCAACCTGGACTACTGGTGGAGCAACTCGTCTGTAACGGCCTTCAGTGAGAAGACTCAGTGCATGATTGAACAGTACAACAACTACCACTGGGAGGAGGCAGGGCTCAAT GTTCGCGGTAAGAGGACTCTGGCTGAAAACATAGCAGACAACGGAGGGATAAGAGAAGCATTCAGG GCGTACAGGCGGTGGGTGGATGAGAGCAGAGGTGGTGTGGAGGAGCCTCTGCTGCCTGGACTAGAACTCAACAACAACCAGCTGTTCTTCATGAGCTACGCACAT GTGAGATGTAACACCTACAGACCAGAAGCAGCCAGAGAGCAGATCCAGAGTGGAGCTCACAGTCCACCCAAATACAG AGTCATCGGAGCCATGAGCAACTACGAGGAGTTCCGGAAGGCCTTCGGCTGTCCTGATGCGTCCGTGATGAACCGAGGAGCTGAGTCGTGCCGGGTGTGGTGA
- the phex gene encoding phosphate-regulating neutral endopeptidase PHEX isoform X2, with amino-acid sequence MDRDVDPCQDFYTFSCGGWLKENPIPEDSSSYGIYPWLRQHVDIRLKELLEAPSDPDELQAVTKAKILYRSCMNETVLEQLDARPMLKTLKQPEFRWPVVGEGLGGDYQWSQSQWNLLKTLAEMRNQHSKSVLIRLYVSPDDKNSSHYIIKLDQASLSLPSREDYITNTTSAQAYRAALLSLMVDTAVMLGAPEKAALTQMEKALAFETRVAHILIPYENRTSENMYNRYSLSRLQRSIPQFDWLGFVRAVVESKGDPARSISSSEPVIVRAPQYFKDLMKLINATDPRTVANYVQWRTVFSRITTLSRRFLYRYLDYARVTTGTTSLTPRWDKCVNYVENSLVYATGRLFVNTHFQEDKKHMMEELIEGIRWAFIDMLEKENDWMDQTTKKRAVEKAHAVLAKVGYPEFILNDTYLNEDLKQLEFSNKDYYGNVMQTLKFIAQSDISWLRKSVPRTEWFTNPTTVNAFYSSSTNQIRFPAGELQKPFFWGREYPRSLSYGAIGVIVGHELTHGFDNNGRKYDKNGNLDYWWSNSSVTAFSEKTQCMIEQYNNYHWEEAGLNVRGKRTLAENIADNGGIREAFRAYRRWVDESRGGVEEPLLPGLELNNNQLFFMSYAHVRCNTYRPEAAREQIQSGAHSPPKYRVIGAMSNYEEFRKAFGCPDASVMNRGAESCRVW; translated from the exons ATGGATCGGGATGTAGACCCCTGCCAGGACTTCTATACTTTCTCTTGTGGAGGCTGGTTGAAGGAGAACCCGATTCCTGAAGATTCGTCCTCGTACGGCATCTACCCGTGGCTGCGGCAGCATGTCGACATCCGACTCAAAG aGTTACTAGAAGCTCCTTCAGACCCTGACGAACTCCAAGCAGTGACCAAAGCGAAGATCCTCTATCGCTCCTGTATGAATGAAA CCGTGCTGGAGCAGTTGGACGCCAGACCGATGCTGAAGACGCTCAAACAGCCGGAGTTCCGGTGGCCCGTCGTGGGCGAAGGGCTGGGCGGAGACTACCAGTGGTCCCAGAGTCAGTGGAACCTGCTGAAGACGCTGGCCGAGATGAGGAACCAGCACAGCAAGAGCGTCCTGATCCGCCTGTACGTCTCACCTGACGACAAAAACTCCTCACACTACATCATCAAG CTGGATCAGGCGTCCTTGTCGCTGCCCTCCAGGGAGGACTACATCACCAACACCACCTCTGCTCAGGCG TATCGTGCCGCTCTGCTCAGTCTGATGGTGGACACCGCCGTCATGCTGGGAGCCCCGGAGAAAGCAGCGCTGACCCAGATGGAAAAGGCTCTCGCCTTCGAGACCAGAGTTGCTCAT ATCCTGATTCCTTATGAAAACCGCACCAGTGAGAACATGTACAACAGATACTCGCTGTCTCGCCTGCAGCGCTCCATACCACAG TTTGACTGGCTGGGTTTTGTACGAGCTGTGGTGGAGTCTAAAGGCGACCCGGCTCGGTCCATCTCCTCCTCCGAGCCCGTCATCGTCAGAGCTCCGCAGTACTTTAAGGACCTCATGAAACTCATCAACGCCACCGATCCCAG GACGGTAGCGAACTACGTCCAGTGGAGGACCGTCTTCTCCAGGATCACAACTCTGAGCCGCCGCTTCCTCTACAGATACCTCGACTACGCTCGG GTAACCACGGGAACCACCTCCCTGACCCCGCGCTGGGACAAATGCGTCAACTACGTGGAGAACTCACTTGTTTATGCCACCGGGCGCCTCTTCGTCAACACGCACTTCCAGGAGGATAAGAAACACATG ATGGAGGAGCTGATCGAGGGCATCCGCTGGGCCTTCATCGACATGCTGGAGAAGGAGAATGATTGGATGGATCAGACGACGAAGAAGAGAGCCGTGGAAAAG GCTCATGCAGTCCTGGCTAAGGTCGGCTACCCCGAGTTCATCTTGAATGACACCTACCTCAATGAAGATTTAAAGCAG CTAGAGTTCAGTAACAAGGATTACTACGGCAACGTGATGCAGACGTTGAAGTTCATCGCCCAGTCTGACATCAGCTGGCTCCGAAAGAGCGTCCCGAGAACAGA gtGGTTTACGAACCCGACAACCGTGAATGCCTTCTACAGTTCATCCACAAATCAGATCA GATTCCCTGCTGGAGAGCTTCAAAAACCCTTCTTCTGGGGAAGAGAGTATCCAAG ATCTTTAAGCTACGGCGCCATCGGAGTGATAGTCGGACACGAGTTAACTCACGGCTTCGACAACAACg GTCGGAAGTACGACAAAAACGGCAACCTGGACTACTGGTGGAGCAACTCGTCTGTAACGGCCTTCAGTGAGAAGACTCAGTGCATGATTGAACAGTACAACAACTACCACTGGGAGGAGGCAGGGCTCAAT GTTCGCGGTAAGAGGACTCTGGCTGAAAACATAGCAGACAACGGAGGGATAAGAGAAGCATTCAGG GCGTACAGGCGGTGGGTGGATGAGAGCAGAGGTGGTGTGGAGGAGCCTCTGCTGCCTGGACTAGAACTCAACAACAACCAGCTGTTCTTCATGAGCTACGCACAT GTGAGATGTAACACCTACAGACCAGAAGCAGCCAGAGAGCAGATCCAGAGTGGAGCTCACAGTCCACCCAAATACAG AGTCATCGGAGCCATGAGCAACTACGAGGAGTTCCGGAAGGCCTTCGGCTGTCCTGATGCGTCCGTGATGAACCGAGGAGCTGAGTCGTGCCGGGTGTGGTGA